The Candidatus Methanoperedens sp. genomic interval TCAGGCAGTTAAAATGCGCAAGGCATTTTGGGCAGGTGGTTATCAATGTTTTAGCACCTGTCGCCTGGGCTTCATCCATCCTGGCTATACGCAGGGCTTTTGTCTGCTCATTGCAGTTCATGAAACTGCTTACCCCGCAGCACAGGGCTTTTTCTCTCGAGTGTTCCATCTCCCTAAGGCCGGCGCCGTTGGAGGTGAGAGCCTTCCGCGGAGCGTCGTATATCCCCATGTGCCTTCCAAGCCTGCAGGGATCATGATATGTAACCTCTGCGTTTACCTTCAATCCGAGTTTGTCCAGGAGTTCTGAGATGTGGAGCACCTTGATCCCGAGATCGTAATCCTTTGAAAAGGTACGGTAACATTCTGCGCAACTGGTAACAAGGGTTTCGATGCCGCTGTTTTTTATGTAATTAGTATTGTAATTTTTAAGTTTTTCAAAAACATCCTTTTTACCCTGCCAGAGCACATCATGACCGCAGCATTTCATTTGCATAATCTGGGGTTTTATGCCGATTCTGTCAAGAAGCTTGAGGGATGATGTGGTGATTTCCCCGAAATCGGTTTTGACATCGTGCAAGAATAAACCCAGCGAGTCCACGCATCCCGGGAAATAGCCGTACTTCGAATCAGCTGATTTCTCGATAATGTTTCCATCAAGCCTTGAACTCAATTCCGCAAGTTCCGTGAAAACGCCAAGATGTGCAATCTCAAGCGGCTGTTTTCCAGTCCTCTCTTCTTTTATAAAACTTAAGAAATCCACCTGCTGGGGACACTCCTGGGGACATAAGCCGCATGTAAGGCATGTCCAGATGTCTTTTGTATCAAGCCCGTACACATTGGAATTATAAATAGAACTGCGCGGGGATGTTTTTGAGACTCGGCGCATCGGGCAAATAGATGTGCATTTACCGCACTGATAACAGGTTTGTACGTTACTCGTTGTACCCATCAGATTTTCCTTGATATGTAACCTTTTTATTATTTAGAAGGTGTAATCTGCTTTAAAGATTTCTATTATGATGCCGCAGCATCATGATTAATAATGTTGTTTATCGTTCTCCTGTGATTGAGCTATTATTTTTCTTCCTCTTTCCCGATTACGCAGATGTTGCCTTCAGCTTTTGCATCCGGGTCTGTTAAGCCAAGCATCCTTTCATCATCAAGATTGATTCTTTCATCTGTCCTGCTCCTGAACCCGTACTTGCCGTAATCGGTAAGGGTGGGTCTTCTCTTTATGAAGTGCCCGCGCTTGAACTCGAAGGGGAAGGGAAGCCCCTGCTCACATGCTTTTCTGACCTTCTCGGCAGCACTTTCATCCTCGACTTCTACCAGTATCTCTCCGACGATAATATGCAGCTCGAGTGCACAATCCCCGACATTAATAACTTTCCTGTCAGGATGGTTGACATCAGCGCCAGTGCCGGGTCCGCATGTGACCTTTCTGGGCAGGTTTTTCCCGTTGATGAGCATTCTTATTACCCCATCGACCTTGTCTATCTCGTTCAAAACTCTTTCAGCCGTAGCCGCCTGCAGTAGCCGCTGCGGAAATACTCTTATCTGGATGGGGGTTGGGGCTGTTTTTACCATAAAATTTCCTGTTTTATTCAATTATCTGGCTACTGCTCCACGGTCACCTATCGCTATTATGAGGTTGTTAACTTCCTCGCTTGTGGGTTCCCTGTTGTTCTCCATCTCGAATATGTCTATTATTGCACTATACGTACAGTGCAATCTGTCGTTTGTTCTCCTTCGTGCGTGCCTTGTCATATTTTACAATTGATGTAAACGACTGGAAACGTATTAAATGTTTTGGTTCGTCAAGATACGAATAAAATAAATTATTATAGAAACACCTGTCAACTTTTCGGATGAGCTTTCAGTCTTTCTTTTTGACAAGGAAATAGTAAATCAGCGACCCGATAAATCCAGCAATTTTTGACCTTTGACCAAAAAAATGGATTTAGCGTACAGCTAAGTCAATGGAAAAGTTATTCAGGGGTGCTACATCCTTTTCCCACGACCGACGATAGACTAATTTAAGAGTTGTTTGCCCTGTGTTTATAACTTCAAATTGAAAGGTCTGCATTACAGGAGCACCTACCATAGGATGTTCGCTGGTGAAGTTGGAAATTTGCTGGTATTCTGCTTCTCCAATTTGGTGTATTATATTCTTGTTGAGTTCTACCACTTCCCATGAATAACCTGTACTTGGATTTGCCTCAAGAGTTACGTTTAAGGTTTGCCCTTTAGTAAGTTCCATTTGCCGTCCATTGTAATCTATATTTAAATTAATTTTATCGGCTACATGGATGGGTGCAGGGGTTGTAGACGGCGTTGAAGTGGTTTTTAACAGCCCGTTTTCCATCCAATCGTACTGGATCGTTACGTTTACTTCTGTTTTCGGTACTGTCCTCTCTCTTAAATATTCTGAATCAAATTCCATAAATAGCCCTTTGTTCGGGAGCAGGTCTCCTCCCACCGGGACAGTTTTCCTGACAACTTTGTTATGTGCTGCGTCTGTAAATATTACTGTGGCAGTCAAATTTTTGGCAACTAAGTCCCCCTCATTCCAGAATGTTCCGTGCACTTTCACACTTTCCATTTCCGTATTATTTTCTGCCGCTCCCTGCGAAATACTGGTTTCGCTAACAATTATTACTCCTGCAGTTCTTTGCAGGGGGGCAAACCAGGCAAGTACAATTATTGCGCAAACTGCCAGAATTGCAAGCACAATGTAAATCAAATTCTTTCTTGCTATTTTTTTCATAGTTTATCCATTATTTTTTTCTGCACTCTCATTTTATTCCTCCTGGTTTATCACCCTGCTGTGCACCTGCTTTCCAAACCTGCACCACCTTCTGCTCATCAGGATCGATCAGTGCAGAAACCCCTCCCCATGTCACGCTCAGAAGCGTTTTGGGTGCATAGAATTTTTCGGATGTCTTTGGTAAGATTCGCCTTACGGTTGGAGTACCTGTAGCAGCCGAAGCTGCAACTTCCTGGTTTCCAAGAGCAATGCCGATTACTTCGTTCCTGTATTGGAAAGGTATTGCCTCAAGGAGATAGCCGGTCAGGAGTAATTCCTTGCCATCGTACACGAAATCATAGATATCCGGTTTATCTGCGTCTTTTGCAGTAGCCATTACTTTCAGGCGCAATCCTTCGCTCGCGGTACTGGCGCTTATATTTACCGTTTCATATTCCGTTCTATACGGGGTTATTTCTGCCCACAGCAGTTCTTCTATCTTTGCAGCCTCGCCTGGCTTATCCTGCCATTGCACCTGATGCACCCATGAAGGTTTTACATCCTGTTGTTTCTGGCTTAAACTGAGCCCAATGCCAAGGGTTAACATTATAACAATAAGTCCAATTAGGAGTTTTGTCTTTGTAACCATGATTCCATCGCCCTTTTTATTATCTTTCCAATCCTGAACTGCCGTGACCTGAGAAACCTGTTATTCATGCTATCGCTCAATCCCCTCTTTTTCCTAAATCTATTTTAAGACAAGCGTGATAATAGCGAGTAGCAGCGGAATTGGCTCATGATTTTTACTCATGCTCTCACCGCCATTGCAGATAAGTAGGAATAAAAAAGGAGGGGTTTACCCTCCAATTGTTATGGAGTAATCAAACCCCTGCGTATTCCGGGGCAGCACCGAAAGCTTCCATTCGCCAGGTGAGCCGTCCGTTCTATATGTTACTATACGCTGGACTCCCATCTCCTGGTATATGGACGCACTGTCAATCTCCCACGGCGGTCTGTCGCCTCCCATGTTCACGTTCCCTTTTATTACGGTCTTGGTAACATTTAGCGAAGCCTTTCCTCCCGGGCCTTCAAGGCCTGTCTCAAATGAGGGTTCAGGGGCATTTGTTCCCTGGCCATTTGTCATGGGATAGCCGTAGTAGTTGTTTGAGCTGACCTCCACGGTGATGGTAGCTGCCTCAGTCAGGTTGAAGCTCCTGACAAAAGCTTCTGTTGGCTGCGTCCAGATATTGAAGTTAAGTTGTACCCTTCCTTCCCAATCATTGACCGACGGGTCGTCTATTCCCAGATCTATATAGCCGTTGTAATAACCCTTGGCATCGGCAGGCACCTTGACGTGGATTTTTACTGCATCGGTAGCGCCTGCTGGAATATTCTGGGGTGCTGTTATGGTTATCGAATCCTCGGTCAGGGCAGGTGCTGTCATGCCGTAGGGACCGCCGTAGGGCATATTATCACTGCCCAATTTTGGATTGATTCCTATCGCCTGGTCACCTGTATTTTTCAGCTTTATCTCGTAATTATATTCTTTCCCTGCCTCAAGCTGGTCGCTTATATAAGGCATCATTATCTGGAGCTTGGGCGGTGTCCAGACATCGATTGAAAGCTGGAAGGCATGGATATAATTGGGGATTGG includes:
- the mcrD gene encoding methyl-coenzyme M reductase operon protein D, giving the protein MVKTAPTPIQIRVFPQRLLQAATAERVLNEIDKVDGVIRMLINGKNLPRKVTCGPGTGADVNHPDRKVINVGDCALELHIIVGEILVEVEDESAAEKVRKACEQGLPFPFEFKRGHFIKRRPTLTDYGKYGFRSRTDERINLDDERMLGLTDPDAKAEGNICVIGKEEEK
- a CDS encoding (Fe-S)-binding protein, whose protein sequence is MGTTSNVQTCYQCGKCTSICPMRRVSKTSPRSSIYNSNVYGLDTKDIWTCLTCGLCPQECPQQVDFLSFIKEERTGKQPLEIAHLGVFTELAELSSRLDGNIIEKSADSKYGYFPGCVDSLGLFLHDVKTDFGEITTSSLKLLDRIGIKPQIMQMKCCGHDVLWQGKKDVFEKLKNYNTNYIKNSGIETLVTSCAECYRTFSKDYDLGIKVLHISELLDKLGLKVNAEVTYHDPCRLGRHMGIYDAPRKALTSNGAGLREMEHSREKALCCGVSSFMNCNEQTKALRIARMDEAQATGAKTLITTCPKCLAHFNCLKNEKDAVKKYDFDVVDLSVFLARQMEAGK
- a CDS encoding protease inhibitor I42 family protein, translated to MKKIARKNLIYIVLAILAVCAIIVLAWFAPLQRTAGVIIVSETSISQGAAENNTEMESVKVHGTFWNEGDLVAKNLTATVIFTDAAHNKVVRKTVPVGGDLLPNKGLFMEFDSEYLRERTVPKTEVNVTIQYDWMENGLLKTTSTPSTTPAPIHVADKINLNIDYNGRQMELTKGQTLNVTLEANPSTGYSWEVVELNKNIIHQIGEAEYQQISNFTSEHPMVGAPVMQTFQFEVINTGQTTLKLVYRRSWEKDVAPLNNFSIDLAVR